In Paenibacillus sp. BIC5C1, a genomic segment contains:
- a CDS encoding S8 family serine peptidase, protein MIKMNRLRKPLSMGLSLLLALSIIHPVSAENAASQKIDMKSSSGKITTSKVNAKLSKEFESNDYVTYLVKMKEQVDTASVSKLALEKATIDKQTASATKLSVRSTVVSTLRETASRSQYTLESFLEKELDLGKVKEYKSYFIVNALAVTSTKEVMEQIALLPEVDKILPNEQRYMQKTEISSESATAAPATESAKSPAKEADKKESAAANDKSLQTENVEWNIDSINAPAVWDRGIDGTGIVVANLDSGVDYTHPALRSKWRGLDASGNVVDPELSWYDPHSHASLPADGDGHGTHTMGTMVGSEANGTNKIGVAPGAKWIAVRIFNPSTTDAIILDGGQWLIAPVDAEGNLHPELAPDVVNNSWGGGAGLDEWFRPMVQAWRDAQIFPEFSAGNVTLTNPGGPGSVANPANYPESFATGATDINGNLASFSLLGPSPYEEIKPEVSAPGVNIRSSVPGGVYEGGWNGTSMAGPHTTALAALLLQANHSLTVDQLEQIIMDTATPRTDSRYPTSPNNGYGHGIINALDAVGSVLEGIGTVSGRVVTAGDDLEAPVLEHAPVNSAFTGLDIPLTARVTDNVGVTTVEAFAKTKGTSQYVYLPMNRVAGDAKDGTYTATIPAFLIESQGLEYYIRVNDYGNNGFESEVYKVAVSNGVQPGYLQDFEEDNLGFTSGGVGNTWAWGAPTSGPGSAYSGDKVIATNLTGTYAANSNAYLLAPPIDLTQSSEGALLSFKHWYDLESNIDFGKVYIATEDSDFVFEEALSFTGAGGGWKTQYIDLRDYAGQQVFIKFNLTSDNSVQKAGWYIDDFSVQAPDDIAPGAPSGLSASADILGNVNLSWTGSDDEDLKSYNVYRSTNSGSGYELLGNTSSTTFTDTATVTNSTYFYKVAALDYSGNESDKSNEVSVTVEVPEDIFIDHFDGSSDNGWTHSGTKDEWERGVPVVGPANAVSPPNVWATDLDSTYENGSNYSLVSPVVDLTQVDQATLTFNHWYEIESGYDYGYVEATKDGGNTWSELGKFSHSSNGKQWTPVFYDLAALKGNEVQFRFRLTSDSSVVKQGWYIDDFRILGIAAETVTEDTAIVLNSDKPKPEYDNAWYKVSSTDKAEFNKTKQEQPEIQKPGAGSVTPQSLPASATVTVLETGRSVKTDPTTGKYSFTHVAGDYTLKAEAYGYYPQTKTVTITDGSGATANFNLETIPQGKIEGIVSDERTGKPIVGASILVLEDAQVGAVRTGTDGKFTLDVLEGSYTLSIIAKDYYSKTVNVTVPGNGTAEAKVILKPFIGFPGEIAYDDGSAENARAFVAADNAWAVRMTPELETAQLTGASLRFWNTEWPVPGGTAFKYAVYDATGSGGAPGRLLAGPFDGTALRNNQWTTVEFPEPVVVQGDFYIVYVQTAVGTSAPGLATDENGVNAGRSWQRVGGVWSTAPAEEGNYMIRAVVKYPVNAPVLTQPTNTYTNQPTFDVSGTSPASGAQIKIYNGKEIAGTTTVENGKFKLNVKLRAGVNAITAEAVVNGKTTDRSLPVVVILDQTAPVLTVLTPEEGSRINTEVVHITGDVQDQFLDKVTINGQKVKLEQNRSFNHRVLVNEGKNTITIIATDIAGNKTTVTRTVYVETSLPELTNISPAEDVRIVAGETVTVSFDSNPKLQASFRIELPSNLSTQAGAEIPLVETEAGHYTGTYTTASSLVLEGGVIVIRAQDAAGNKVEVEAPGRLFVSAAEAPDTNVPVDENLLP, encoded by the coding sequence TTGATAAAGATGAATCGTTTGCGTAAGCCGCTTTCCATGGGCCTGTCGCTTCTCCTTGCATTATCTATCATTCATCCGGTTTCAGCTGAAAACGCCGCATCGCAGAAGATCGACATGAAATCCAGTTCGGGCAAGATCACCACCTCCAAAGTTAACGCAAAGCTGAGCAAGGAATTTGAGAGCAATGATTATGTTACTTATCTGGTGAAAATGAAAGAACAGGTAGATACAGCCTCAGTATCCAAGCTAGCCTTGGAAAAGGCGACGATTGACAAGCAAACGGCTTCGGCAACGAAATTGTCCGTGCGAAGCACGGTTGTAAGTACTCTGCGGGAAACGGCCTCACGATCCCAGTATACCCTGGAAAGTTTTCTTGAAAAGGAACTTGACCTTGGCAAGGTCAAAGAATATAAAAGCTACTTTATCGTTAATGCACTCGCAGTAACGAGCACGAAGGAAGTCATGGAACAGATTGCACTTCTTCCCGAAGTGGATAAAATACTGCCTAACGAGCAGCGTTATATGCAGAAAACCGAGATCAGTAGTGAAAGTGCAACAGCTGCTCCAGCAACGGAGTCTGCCAAGTCACCAGCCAAAGAGGCAGATAAGAAGGAAAGTGCGGCTGCTAACGATAAGAGCCTGCAGACAGAGAACGTTGAATGGAACATCGATTCTATCAACGCGCCAGCAGTCTGGGATAGAGGAATCGACGGTACAGGTATCGTTGTTGCCAACCTGGATAGCGGGGTCGATTACACCCATCCAGCACTCCGCAGCAAATGGAGAGGACTTGATGCTTCGGGAAATGTCGTTGATCCCGAGCTAAGCTGGTATGATCCCCATAGCCATGCTTCCCTTCCTGCGGATGGAGATGGCCATGGTACACATACAATGGGTACCATGGTAGGCTCCGAAGCGAATGGCACCAACAAAATCGGGGTTGCACCCGGAGCAAAATGGATTGCTGTTCGAATTTTCAATCCGAGTACGACCGATGCCATTATACTGGATGGCGGGCAATGGCTGATTGCTCCAGTGGATGCTGAAGGAAACTTGCACCCTGAGCTTGCCCCGGATGTGGTTAACAATTCCTGGGGTGGTGGCGCAGGATTGGACGAGTGGTTCCGTCCAATGGTACAAGCTTGGCGTGATGCACAGATTTTTCCGGAATTCTCAGCCGGGAATGTGACACTGACGAATCCGGGAGGTCCAGGTTCAGTCGCGAACCCTGCGAACTATCCAGAGAGTTTCGCAACGGGAGCAACGGATATCAACGGGAATCTAGCTTCGTTTTCCCTTCTGGGTCCTTCCCCTTATGAGGAAATTAAGCCGGAAGTTTCGGCTCCAGGTGTTAACATCCGTTCCTCTGTTCCGGGCGGTGTATACGAGGGTGGCTGGAACGGCACGTCCATGGCAGGCCCACATACCACTGCACTGGCCGCACTCCTGCTTCAAGCCAATCATTCCCTTACGGTTGATCAGTTGGAGCAAATTATTATGGATACAGCGACACCGAGAACAGACAGCCGGTATCCAACTTCGCCCAATAACGGCTACGGTCACGGTATTATCAATGCACTGGATGCTGTGGGCTCCGTCCTCGAAGGTATAGGGACGGTATCTGGCAGGGTTGTCACAGCAGGTGACGATCTAGAAGCGCCGGTCCTGGAACATGCGCCTGTCAATTCTGCTTTTACGGGGCTTGATATTCCACTTACTGCACGTGTTACCGATAATGTCGGTGTAACCACAGTAGAGGCTTTTGCCAAAACAAAGGGCACGAGCCAGTACGTATATCTGCCGATGAATCGAGTAGCTGGGGATGCCAAAGATGGAACTTACACAGCGACAATTCCGGCATTTCTGATCGAGTCACAAGGCTTGGAGTACTATATCCGGGTCAATGATTATGGCAATAACGGATTTGAGAGTGAAGTTTATAAGGTCGCTGTCTCCAATGGAGTTCAGCCTGGGTATCTGCAAGACTTTGAGGAAGACAATCTGGGCTTTACCTCGGGGGGAGTTGGCAACACCTGGGCATGGGGAGCACCAACGAGTGGACCGGGAAGTGCATACTCTGGTGACAAGGTGATTGCAACCAATCTGACAGGGACATATGCAGCCAACAGCAATGCCTACTTGCTCGCACCACCAATTGATCTTACCCAGAGCTCTGAGGGAGCTTTGTTATCCTTCAAGCACTGGTATGATTTGGAGAGCAATATCGACTTTGGCAAAGTGTACATTGCAACAGAGGATAGTGATTTCGTATTTGAAGAGGCATTGAGCTTTACAGGTGCCGGTGGAGGTTGGAAAACTCAATATATTGACTTGCGTGACTACGCCGGCCAACAGGTATTTATCAAGTTTAATCTGACCAGTGACAATTCCGTTCAAAAGGCTGGTTGGTATATTGATGACTTTTCCGTACAAGCTCCAGATGATATTGCTCCGGGAGCGCCAAGCGGATTGTCCGCTTCTGCCGACATTCTGGGGAACGTAAACTTGTCCTGGACGGGATCGGACGATGAGGATCTGAAATCCTATAACGTGTATCGTTCAACGAATTCCGGCTCAGGTTATGAATTGCTCGGAAATACATCATCAACAACATTTACGGATACGGCTACAGTAACAAATTCGACTTATTTTTATAAGGTAGCCGCTCTTGACTATAGTGGCAATGAGAGTGACAAGTCGAATGAGGTATCCGTTACCGTGGAGGTCCCGGAAGATATCTTCATCGACCACTTTGATGGTAGCAGCGACAATGGCTGGACTCATTCCGGCACCAAGGATGAGTGGGAACGGGGAGTTCCCGTCGTTGGACCTGCCAATGCAGTTTCTCCGCCAAATGTATGGGCAACCGATCTGGACAGCACTTATGAGAACGGTTCAAACTACTCTCTGGTTTCGCCAGTTGTAGACTTAACCCAGGTAGATCAAGCTACGCTGACGTTCAATCATTGGTATGAAATCGAAAGTGGATACGATTATGGTTATGTTGAAGCCACGAAAGACGGTGGCAACACATGGTCGGAGCTTGGTAAATTCTCTCATTCTTCAAATGGAAAACAATGGACTCCAGTATTCTACGATCTGGCTGCACTGAAGGGGAATGAAGTTCAATTCCGGTTCAGATTGACTTCGGACAGCAGTGTCGTCAAGCAAGGCTGGTACATCGATGACTTCCGCATTCTGGGTATCGCCGCTGAGACGGTTACGGAAGATACGGCGATTGTTCTGAACAGTGACAAGCCTAAGCCGGAATATGATAATGCTTGGTACAAAGTTTCAAGTACGGACAAGGCTGAATTCAATAAAACCAAACAGGAACAGCCTGAAATACAGAAACCTGGAGCAGGCTCTGTAACGCCTCAAAGCTTGCCTGCAAGTGCAACGGTTACCGTTCTGGAAACAGGACGTTCCGTGAAGACGGACCCAACGACAGGTAAATACAGTTTCACTCATGTGGCTGGTGATTACACGTTGAAGGCTGAGGCCTATGGCTATTATCCTCAAACGAAGACGGTAACCATCACGGATGGAAGTGGAGCAACAGCCAACTTCAATCTGGAAACCATTCCTCAAGGAAAGATTGAAGGTATTGTGAGCGATGAGCGTACAGGGAAACCTATTGTTGGAGCATCAATTCTCGTGTTGGAAGATGCTCAAGTAGGCGCTGTTCGCACAGGAACAGATGGTAAATTTACTCTGGATGTTCTGGAAGGAAGTTATACACTGTCGATCATCGCAAAGGACTACTATAGCAAAACTGTGAATGTAACAGTGCCTGGGAATGGTACAGCCGAAGCGAAAGTTATTTTAAAACCATTTATTGGATTTCCTGGAGAAATTGCTTATGACGATGGATCGGCTGAAAATGCAAGAGCCTTTGTGGCCGCAGATAATGCATGGGCTGTACGTATGACACCAGAATTGGAGACAGCACAGCTTACAGGTGCATCACTTCGATTCTGGAATACGGAGTGGCCAGTACCAGGAGGAACAGCATTCAAATATGCCGTCTATGATGCCACTGGATCGGGTGGAGCACCAGGCCGATTGCTGGCGGGACCGTTCGACGGTACGGCATTGCGCAATAATCAGTGGACAACCGTTGAATTTCCCGAGCCAGTAGTGGTACAAGGCGATTTCTATATCGTATATGTTCAGACTGCAGTTGGAACGAGCGCACCAGGACTCGCAACCGATGAAAATGGTGTGAATGCAGGGCGGAGCTGGCAGCGTGTAGGCGGTGTATGGAGTACTGCACCAGCAGAAGAGGGTAATTATATGATTCGTGCAGTTGTGAAATATCCGGTGAATGCACCTGTACTGACGCAACCGACGAACACCTATACCAACCAGCCGACATTTGATGTATCGGGAACTTCTCCAGCTTCTGGAGCCCAAATTAAGATTTATAACGGAAAAGAAATAGCGGGAACCACAACAGTGGAGAATGGAAAATTCAAGCTGAATGTTAAACTTCGTGCAGGGGTTAATGCCATAACTGCCGAGGCAGTAGTTAACGGAAAAACAACGGATCGCTCCCTTCCAGTTGTGGTCATCTTGGATCAGACAGCACCTGTGCTAACGGTCCTTACACCTGAAGAAGGAAGTCGAATCAACACCGAAGTGGTTCATATAACCGGAGATGTACAGGACCAATTCCTCGACAAAGTGACCATTAACGGACAGAAGGTGAAATTGGAGCAAAATAGAAGCTTTAATCACCGCGTACTTGTGAATGAGGGCAAGAATACGATCACAATCATTGCGACAGATATTGCAGGCAATAAAACAACCGTGACACGGACTGTTTATGTGGAAACGTCTTTGCCTGAACTGACCAATATCTCTCCGGCTGAGGATGTACGGATTGTAGCAGGAGAAACCGTAACAGTTTCGTTCGACAGTAACCCTAAATTACAGGCCTCTTTCCGGATTGAACTGCCATCCAATTTGAGCACACAGGCTGGCGCAGAGATTCCATTGGTGGAAACGGAAGCTGGTCATTATACAGGCACCTATACAACTGCTTCTTCGCTGGTGCTTGAGGGTGGAGTGATCGTGATCCGTGCTCAGGACGCAGCGGGGAATAAAGTTGAAGTGGAAGCGCCCGGACGGTTGTTCGTATCTGCAGCAGAAGCTCCCGACACGAATGTCCCAGTTGACGAAAATCTGTTGCCATAA
- a CDS encoding YheC/YheD family protein: MGIEKSQPLRSKWLKTKQLINNDSIKPFIPDTQKFNKVNLKSMIARYGMLYIKPEIGTHGMGVIRAEMKNQQDFAYQINQKRLTFNSFDSFHKSLAHVVNQRSYLIQRGIHLLKHNKRRFDIRVMVQLSPKQLWEATGVIGRLAHPQKIVTNYHNGGQPVDIHKLLESHVSAKRSKELIQEMNELGVVIARHMNKKYTRLKGIGVDIGLDQSLKPWVIEVNAKPDPYIFNQLKDKTMYRKVIRYFRYTDHKP; encoded by the coding sequence GTGGGTATTGAGAAATCACAACCGTTACGAAGCAAATGGCTTAAAACAAAGCAGCTTATCAATAATGACTCAATAAAACCGTTCATACCTGATACACAAAAGTTTAACAAGGTGAATCTAAAATCTATGATAGCCAGATATGGGATGTTATATATCAAGCCTGAAATAGGAACCCATGGAATGGGCGTAATAAGGGCTGAGATGAAAAATCAACAGGATTTTGCGTATCAGATAAATCAAAAGCGTCTGACGTTCAATAGCTTCGATTCGTTCCATAAAAGTCTTGCACATGTTGTAAATCAGAGAAGCTATCTTATTCAGAGAGGGATTCATCTGCTAAAACACAATAAAAGGCGCTTTGATATCCGCGTCATGGTGCAGTTAAGCCCAAAACAGCTGTGGGAAGCAACGGGGGTCATTGGCCGACTTGCACATCCCCAAAAAATAGTAACCAATTATCATAACGGCGGTCAGCCAGTGGATATTCACAAACTACTGGAATCTCACGTATCCGCCAAGCGCAGCAAAGAACTGATTCAGGAAATGAATGAGCTTGGTGTTGTGATCGCTCGTCATATGAATAAGAAATACACGCGATTGAAGGGAATTGGCGTGGATATTGGACTGGATCAAAGTCTGAAACCTTGGGTCATTGAAGTGAATGCCAAGCCGGACCCTTATATATTTAATCAATTAAAAGACAAGACGATGTATCGCAAGGTAATCCGGTACTTCCGTTACACAGATCATAAGCCATAA
- a CDS encoding Gfo/Idh/MocA family oxidoreductase — protein sequence MTIRIGKISLWHVHAWDYIKQAQEHEDTVMAAVWDEDAKRGQEAAERLNVPFYASLEDMLAQDNIDAVIVDAPTRLHEEVITAAAKAGKHIFTEKVIASTIKEVNTIISDVQDNGVKMTVSLPRLNDGYTLTIQDVLNQGLLGKVTYVRVRLSHNGAIANWLPEHFYDLKDCQGGALIDLGCHPMYLTNLFLGQEVTGVNANFGYVTGKEVEDNAVATLLTDSGAIGVVEAGFVNSHSPFAIEVHGTEGTLLYGTPDDKLLIRTNVGSDQQKEWTEIPLLDRRESAFSQWVSHIQNNTSATENLQTATQLTRLMEAANLSAKEGRKISLKELQG from the coding sequence GTGACCATTCGAATAGGTAAAATAAGCTTATGGCACGTACATGCCTGGGATTATATTAAACAGGCTCAGGAGCACGAAGATACGGTGATGGCTGCTGTATGGGATGAAGATGCCAAGCGTGGACAGGAAGCTGCTGAACGTCTGAATGTACCATTCTATGCTTCGCTTGAAGATATGCTGGCACAGGACAACATCGATGCCGTCATTGTAGATGCACCGACACGTCTTCACGAAGAAGTGATTACTGCTGCTGCAAAAGCGGGCAAACACATTTTTACAGAGAAAGTTATCGCTTCAACTATTAAAGAAGTAAATACAATCATTTCGGATGTACAGGATAACGGAGTGAAAATGACGGTTTCTTTACCGCGTTTGAACGATGGATATACATTAACGATTCAAGATGTTTTGAACCAAGGACTACTTGGTAAGGTAACTTATGTTCGTGTGCGTCTATCGCATAACGGTGCGATTGCCAATTGGTTGCCTGAGCATTTTTACGATCTAAAAGATTGTCAGGGAGGGGCACTAATTGACCTCGGTTGTCATCCGATGTATCTGACGAATCTGTTCCTGGGTCAAGAAGTGACAGGTGTTAATGCTAATTTTGGATATGTTACTGGAAAAGAAGTGGAAGATAATGCGGTAGCTACCTTACTTACGGATTCCGGAGCGATCGGTGTGGTCGAGGCTGGATTTGTGAACAGTCATTCGCCGTTTGCGATAGAAGTGCATGGTACGGAGGGTACACTGTTATACGGAACACCGGACGATAAGCTATTGATTCGCACGAATGTTGGTTCAGATCAACAGAAAGAATGGACGGAAATTCCTTTGCTGGACAGAAGAGAAAGCGCATTCAGCCAGTGGGTATCCCATATTCAAAATAATACGAGTGCTACCGAGAATTTGCAGACGGCTACTCAGTTAACTCGCCTGATGGAGGCGGCCAACCTTTCTGCGAAGGAAGGGCGCAAAATCTCCTTGAAGGAGTTACAGGGATAG
- a CDS encoding AraC family transcriptional regulator, producing MSRYPFEKMLERQDILERLDVSILWGHYEIRVLRFHLTSFPAGRIVDFHNHAEFELHFIPRGKGKVILGDEMHPLSEGMLYLTGPGLVHYQEADSQEAMDELCLHVDIIEHPREGVDPWEAAESEETIEKLRTLPLVPVHDYHRAMNCFLEAYEACDRKLIGYYTSIKQQVISILLKTVRAYDIGGNRAEAPVRDMSVYRYDYAIQYMEANHPSAVTLENVAEKLHISSRQLQRIFYQVQPEMPFSRVLEDIRLRAVCRNLEESNVSIEQIALASGFTNANYLHAVFRKRLGMTPSAFRKMKQPNQK from the coding sequence TTGAGCCGATATCCTTTTGAGAAGATGCTTGAACGACAGGATATCCTGGAAAGGCTGGATGTCTCGATTCTGTGGGGGCACTACGAAATACGCGTACTGCGATTTCATCTGACTTCTTTTCCAGCAGGCAGAATCGTTGATTTTCATAACCATGCAGAATTCGAGTTACATTTCATCCCTAGAGGGAAAGGGAAAGTCATTCTGGGGGATGAGATGCATCCGCTCTCTGAAGGCATGCTGTATTTAACGGGCCCGGGTCTTGTTCATTATCAGGAGGCGGATTCACAAGAGGCCATGGATGAATTATGCCTACACGTGGATATCATCGAACATCCCAGAGAGGGTGTAGATCCGTGGGAGGCAGCAGAATCAGAGGAAACGATCGAAAAGCTTAGAACACTTCCGCTTGTTCCGGTACATGATTATCATCGCGCCATGAATTGCTTCTTGGAAGCCTATGAGGCTTGTGACCGAAAACTGATCGGATATTACACGTCTATTAAGCAGCAGGTAATCAGTATTCTGCTGAAGACTGTCCGAGCCTACGATATCGGAGGAAATCGGGCGGAAGCTCCCGTGCGAGACATGTCGGTGTACAGGTACGATTATGCCATTCAGTATATGGAGGCAAATCATCCTTCGGCAGTAACGCTGGAGAATGTAGCGGAGAAGCTGCATATTAGCAGCAGACAACTGCAACGCATCTTTTATCAGGTTCAACCGGAAATGCCTTTCAGCCGTGTGTTGGAGGATATCCGCCTGCGCGCGGTATGCCGCAATCTGGAAGAAAGTAATGTTTCCATCGAGCAAATTGCCCTGGCTTCAGGGTTTACCAATGCGAATTATTTGCATGCTGTTTTTCGCAAGCGTCTGGGGATGACCCCATCGGCTTTCCGTAAAATGAAACAACCAAACCAAAAGTGA
- a CDS encoding Gfo/Idh/MocA family protein — protein sequence MSKTYRVGIIGCGGIANGKHLPSLSRLDNVELVAFCDIVQERAEEAKEKYGSAEAQVYTDYQELLQDATIDIVHVLTPNISHAEISIAALESGKHVMCEKPMAKTSAEAQKMLEAAERTGKKLTIGYNNRFREDSLYLKQMCEAGELGSIYFAKAHAIRRRAVPTWGVFLDEEKQGGGPLIDIGTHALDLTLWMMDNYQPKVVLGTTYHELSQRENAANAWGPWDPEKFSVEDSAFGMIVMENGATIMLESSWALNSLDVDEAKCSLSGSEAGADMKNGLRINGEKFSRLYTNEIELSAGGVAFYDGKSESAPDVEMRKWIEAIDKDLEPVVTPKQALVVSQILEALYESARTGKAVYMNESNQA from the coding sequence ATGAGTAAAACGTATCGTGTAGGGATTATTGGCTGTGGCGGGATTGCAAACGGCAAACATCTGCCAAGTCTGAGCAGGCTTGATAATGTTGAACTGGTTGCTTTTTGCGATATCGTTCAGGAACGTGCCGAAGAAGCCAAAGAAAAGTATGGTAGTGCCGAAGCACAGGTATACACGGATTATCAAGAATTACTTCAGGATGCGACAATTGATATTGTTCATGTTCTTACGCCAAATATCTCTCACGCAGAGATTTCGATTGCTGCACTGGAATCCGGAAAACACGTTATGTGTGAAAAACCAATGGCCAAGACTTCTGCTGAAGCGCAAAAAATGCTTGAAGCAGCGGAGCGTACTGGTAAAAAACTGACTATCGGATACAATAACCGTTTCAGAGAAGACAGCTTATACCTGAAGCAGATGTGTGAAGCTGGCGAACTGGGTTCGATTTACTTTGCCAAAGCACATGCGATTAGAAGAAGAGCGGTACCGACTTGGGGTGTTTTCCTTGATGAGGAGAAACAAGGCGGCGGACCGTTGATTGACATCGGTACACACGCACTTGACCTGACACTCTGGATGATGGATAACTATCAACCGAAGGTTGTTCTGGGCACAACGTATCACGAGCTTTCACAAAGAGAAAATGCAGCCAATGCATGGGGCCCTTGGGACCCGGAGAAATTCTCGGTTGAAGATTCCGCTTTTGGTATGATCGTAATGGAGAATGGCGCGACAATTATGCTGGAGTCCAGCTGGGCGCTCAATTCACTGGATGTGGATGAAGCGAAATGCAGCTTGAGCGGAAGCGAAGCGGGTGCGGATATGAAGAATGGTTTGCGCATCAATGGTGAGAAATTCAGCCGTTTGTACACCAACGAAATTGAACTGAGTGCAGGCGGTGTCGCTTTCTACGATGGGAAGAGTGAAAGTGCACCGGATGTAGAGATGAGAAAGTGGATCGAAGCGATCGATAAAGATCTGGAGCCGGTTGTAACACCTAAACAGGCTTTGGTAGTTTCACAGATCCTGGAGGCACTCTATGAGTCTGCTCGCACAGGTAAAGCCGTTTACATGAACGAATCCAATCAAGCCTAG
- a CDS encoding transposase translates to MAKKGQTFQTYTEEFKLNAVRSYVEGSSSYKVVADREGIRNCSQLKVWVKKWKNGEVFDERKNNVPNPMKGRPRTAFSSVEEERDYLQAQVDYLKKRYPNLVKEKR, encoded by the coding sequence ATGGCCAAAAAAGGACAAACATTTCAGACGTATACCGAAGAGTTTAAATTGAATGCAGTTAGATCCTATGTCGAAGGTTCTTCAAGTTACAAAGTGGTCGCTGATCGCGAAGGAATTCGAAACTGTTCACAACTGAAGGTGTGGGTAAAAAAATGGAAAAACGGGGAAGTGTTTGATGAGCGAAAAAACAATGTTCCGAATCCAATGAAAGGACGTCCTCGTACTGCCTTTAGCAGTGTAGAAGAAGAACGGGATTACCTTCAAGCACAGGTGGATTATTTAAAAAAGCGGTATCCAAATCTAGTAAAGGAGAAGCGCTGA
- a CDS encoding IS3 family transposase translates to MDELRCSHGITRLLSITGIPRSSYYKWRATQPQRDARQDREREIKEHMMAIHFANREFGYPRMTTALWEAGLNVNHKKVWRIMRELSIQSVIRKKRKKSSYTPSVIYPNRLKRQFHATAPQQKMVTDITYIPNGSTFVYLSVIQDLFNNEIVAWQLSKRNDVQLVLDTVEQWTQKRDVSEAVLHSDQGFQYTSQAYNTRLKAFGVKGSHSRKATCLDNACIESFFSHLKTEKLYLNQCNSEVEIRQAVEDYMYNYNYRRFQAKLKQRAPIEYRCALAA, encoded by the coding sequence ATAGACGAATTGCGCTGCTCGCATGGCATTACACGCCTATTATCGATTACAGGAATACCCCGTTCCAGTTACTACAAATGGCGAGCAACACAGCCGCAGCGAGACGCAAGACAAGACCGTGAGCGTGAGATCAAAGAACACATGATGGCTATTCATTTTGCAAACCGAGAGTTTGGTTATCCTCGCATGACAACGGCGTTGTGGGAGGCTGGTCTGAACGTTAATCACAAGAAAGTATGGCGAATCATGCGGGAACTATCGATCCAATCGGTAATTCGTAAGAAGCGGAAGAAGTCCAGCTATACGCCATCTGTGATTTATCCGAATCGCCTGAAGCGCCAGTTTCATGCGACAGCACCCCAGCAAAAAATGGTGACGGATATTACCTATATTCCGAATGGAAGTACATTTGTTTACCTGTCCGTGATTCAAGACCTGTTCAACAATGAGATTGTAGCTTGGCAGTTGTCTAAACGGAACGATGTTCAGCTCGTATTGGATACGGTGGAACAATGGACACAAAAAAGAGACGTTTCAGAAGCCGTGCTCCATTCGGATCAGGGCTTCCAATACACGTCTCAGGCGTACAACACACGATTAAAAGCATTCGGCGTGAAGGGCAGCCACTCTCGCAAAGCAACCTGCCTAGATAACGCATGCATCGAATCCTTCTTTTCGCATCTCAAGACAGAGAAGCTGTACCTTAACCAGTGTAATTCAGAAGTAGAGATTCGACAAGCCGTGGAAGATTATATGTACAATTACAACTACCGACGCTTTCAAGCCAAACTCAAACAGCGCGCACCGATTGAATATCGATGCGCACTGGCAGCATAG
- a CDS encoding glycosyltransferase, translated as MTANKTGNGVSIIVCTNRPQFFDNILQNYNRQRYKAKELIIILNHDSMNLQLYQNRVRKHANVSVYQVPESISLGQSLNAGITRARFPLIAKFDDDDYYSPFYLKEQVNGLKRTKSDIVGKHSCLVYLGASKTLLVRSPKEKNKYVEFIQGGTLLFKREILKKVRFTDRSVGEDVTFLRQCRKRGFKTYATSPYNYVYHRRQNKKSHTWRADDSFYLEGSKRLAVTEDFRSYADKGL; from the coding sequence ATGACAGCAAATAAAACGGGAAACGGTGTCTCTATTATAGTATGTACCAATCGGCCACAATTCTTTGACAATATCCTGCAAAATTACAATCGACAGCGCTATAAGGCAAAAGAGCTAATCATCATTTTGAATCATGACAGCATGAATCTGCAATTATATCAAAATCGCGTTCGAAAACATGCAAATGTTAGCGTATATCAAGTACCAGAAAGCATATCGCTTGGACAAAGCCTGAATGCCGGGATTACCCGAGCCCGATTCCCGTTGATCGCCAAATTTGATGATGATGACTACTACTCGCCATTTTATTTGAAAGAACAAGTGAATGGACTAAAACGAACGAAAAGCGATATTGTGGGCAAACATTCATGTTTGGTTTACTTGGGTGCTTCAAAAACGCTGCTGGTGAGATCACCCAAAGAAAAGAATAAATATGTGGAATTTATACAAGGCGGCACACTTCTGTTCAAAAGGGAGATATTGAAGAAGGTTCGTTTCACGGATCGTTCCGTTGGAGAAGATGTAACCTTTCTAAGACAATGCAGAAAAAGAGGATTCAAAACCTATGCTACGTCACCATATAACTATGTGTATCACCGGAGACAAAATAAAAAAAGTCATACCTGGAGAGCAGATGATAGCTTTTACCTGGAAGGAAGCAAACGGTTAGCAGTTACGGAAGATTTCAGATCATATGCAGATAAGGGATTATAG